The nucleotide window AAATTACGCCCGGCATTGGCGGCATCGGCACGCCCGGCGAAGTTCAAATTCATATTAAAAAAACCACCACTTACACGCTCAAGGCCTATTGCGGCGACACGCAAACCACACGAGACGTGACCATTACCGTGAGTTCACCATCCGAGCCAACACCAACGCCCCTACCCGCCCCCACCAATACCCCCGTGCCGCCGCCTGCCCCAACCGATACCCCCGTGCCACAGCCCTCATATCGAACGGCGGCAGGCACGTGGATTTCCGGCCAATTTACCCTGGAACTGGACCAGGTGGCAGGCTGTGCCGGCCCCGAATGTGGCGTGCAAGGCCGTCTGATTGTGTCCACATCCGGCTCCCCGGTAATTGACGATGTGGAAGGAACCATCAATGTTAACACCGGCGAAATTTCGCTAATGCTGGCGCGTCCCGGCGCGCAAGGCGGGTTTACCGGCACGGTGGACGCCGATAGCAATACTATGTCTGGGCAGTTGGCCGATGTTGGCGCGATCACCTTTACCAGGCAGTAGGGTCATTTGGAGCAAATCATGACCAACCCCAATCTTTTTTCCTGTCCAGATTGCGGCCACGACTGCTCTTTTGCGGCTCTATCGTGCCCCAACTGCGGCAAACCGTTTCCGCGTGAGGCAAGTAATAAAGATGCAATGCTGTCCGACGCCGTCCACACCAATATCTTGAGACTAACTACGTCTACAGTGGGGATGTGTTTGACATTTTTGGGATTGATTAAGATAGTAGAGGGAGTGCAGGAAGTTAGCCATATTACGGATGAATTGTTAGCCGTGGTTGCTCTGGGGTTTCTGGCCTCGGGCCTTTTTTCATACTTTGCCCTAAAAGAAACACAACCGGGCCGGAAACAGCGGTTGAGCATAACCGTCCATAGGATTTTTATCGCGTCATTTTTGGGGTTGATTATCATTTGTATAGTTGTTGTTTTTGAAGCCGTGTAACACACGCGGCCTAGTTCATAATCAAATTTATCAAAAAAGGAGTTAAACATCATGAACAGCAGTTTTAAATATCTATTCTTTGGTTTAATCGTTGTCAGTTTGGCCCTGGTCGCTTGCGGCGGCCCGGCTGCGCCGCCGTCTGAGGGAGGCGGCGCCTCAATGAGCAATCCGGCCTCGGAGAATTGCGTTGAACAAGGCGGCCAGCTCACCATTGAAAAGCGCGGCGACGGCGGCGAGTTTGGCGTGTGCTGGTTTGAAGACGGCCTGCAGTGTGAGGAATGGGCCTTGCAGCGCGGCGACTGTCCGGTGGGTGGGCTGAAGGTGACGGGCTATGGGCCGCAGGGTCGCTATTGCGCCATTACCGGCGGCGAATATACTCTCACCGGCGGCGACATTGAAAATGAGCAAGGCACCTGCACTTTTAAAAACGGCAAGCAGTGCGACGGCGCGGATTATTGGAACGGCAAGTGCAGCCCTTAAAACTTACGGATGCAGGATGGAAGGTGACAAAATATCGGCTTTAAATTTGTCATCTCGCCCTACCAGCGACGAAAAGCCCTCACCCCGTCGCTGGCACGACTCCCCTCTCCCCTTGGGAGAGGGGGCGGGGGTGAGGGCTATTTACAACGGAGAAAAAAATGAAAAGCAAACTTTTTATAGTGGTAATGCTGGCAGCAATGCTCGCGCTGATTTCCTGCCAATCCGGCGGCGCAGCAAACCTGACCCGCTACGAGATTGACGGCGACACGCAGGGCGTTATGGAAAAAGTGAACAACATCTATAACACCAGCATTGTTTCTAACGACCCCAACGTGTACAAGGCCGAGTACGAAGCCGGCTTCATCCAGGGTAAATTGCAAAAAGAACACATCATCGCCGCGCGCGATAATATGTGGGATTCGGCGTACCTGATGAATCCGGCGCACACCTACCCTCAACAAATCCCGCCTTCATCGGATGAGCTGGCCCTGGCCCAAAAAACGCTCAAAATCAACTGGGAGTACACGCTTAACTATATTCGCCAAGAGGGCGACTC belongs to Anaerolineae bacterium and includes:
- a CDS encoding DUF333 domain-containing protein; translation: MNSSFKYLFFGLIVVSLALVACGGPAAPPSEGGGASMSNPASENCVEQGGQLTIEKRGDGGEFGVCWFEDGLQCEEWALQRGDCPVGGLKVTGYGPQGRYCAITGGEYTLTGGDIENEQGTCTFKNGKQCDGADYWNGKCSP